A genome region from Panicum virgatum strain AP13 chromosome 4K, P.virgatum_v5, whole genome shotgun sequence includes the following:
- the LOC120701866 gene encoding uncharacterized protein LOC120701866: MEKTGDAKRLREGNHDRAIKMDMDDDDEEVDMEQYKPFGMYCKKWIYVYGDWAKFDDPTDLPPMRHTDGPVLPPRAEPVDTMEIIFVKVAQITGGLQWPLDVYGDVAVRDSLDHKRNNFFRRRREDCQTLTSPQASFSSVSLYIIYTYCVSCCFMAIDDNCASRTCSICLELIDR; the protein is encoded by the exons ATGGAGAAGACCGGCGATGCCAAGAGGCTGCGCGAGGGCAACCACGACCGTGCCATCAAGATGGacatggacgacgacgacgaggaggtggacatggagcaatacaagccgttTGGCATGTACTGCAAGAAATGGATCTACGTATATGGCGATTGGGCCAAGTTCGACGACCCGa cGGATTTGCCCCCCATGCGCCACACCGATGGACCGGTGCTGCCCCCTCGCGCTGAGCCTGTGGACACCATGGAGATCATCTTTGTCAAGGTGGCTCAAATCACTGGGGGCCTCCAGTGGCCGCTGGACGTCTATGGAGACGTCGCCGTGCGCGACTCCCTGGACCACAAGCGCAACAACTTCTTCCGCAGACGCAGAGAGGACTGCCAGACACTCACCTCGCCACAGGCATCCTTTTCTTCAGTCTcgttatatataatatatacatACTGTGTTTCATGCTGCTTCATGGCCATTGATGATAACTGTGCTAGCCGTACGTGTAGTATATGTTTAGAGTTGATAGATAGatag